In Bacillus sp. FJAT-45037, the following are encoded in one genomic region:
- the mgtE gene encoding magnesium transporter has protein sequence MMKLNKQTREEHAKAILDYILTKDIDRFRELFLDLHPQDRADMYLTLSKQDRKFIYNVLTPEELADMFDELNIIEQKKLINEIDKETSALMLNEMYADDAADFLAEIEDKKAQEILTAMDQKEANEVKELMSYPKETAGGIMTKEFIKLQANSTVAEVIELLRAEGPDAETIYYLYVADEEDKLAGVVSLRDLIIAPTTDTVANVMSSRVVSVNVHDDQEDVAKLIKKYDFLAAPVVTNDGVLLGIVTVDDIIDVLEEETDEDFGEISATRGSIDSNISAVQAAKKRAPWIIMLMFLGLITAEVIGQFEETLEAVILLAVFMPLLMDSAGNTGTQALAVIVRGLALGSVDKSSIGKILKREFGTGVLLGLLCALTIIIIIPIFYGSVVLAAIVAVSLFLTLSIATMVGATIPLLINKLNIDPAVASGPFITTINDIIGLLIYFSIATSLLQYLPQ, from the coding sequence ATGATGAAATTAAACAAACAAACTAGAGAAGAACACGCAAAAGCTATACTCGATTACATCCTCACAAAAGACATCGATCGATTTCGTGAGTTATTTTTAGACTTACACCCTCAAGATCGTGCTGATATGTATTTAACACTGTCCAAACAAGACCGTAAATTTATCTACAACGTGTTAACACCTGAAGAACTGGCGGATATGTTTGATGAATTAAATATTATCGAACAAAAGAAATTAATTAATGAAATTGATAAAGAGACTTCAGCACTCATGTTAAATGAGATGTATGCTGATGACGCAGCGGACTTTTTAGCAGAAATTGAAGACAAGAAAGCTCAAGAGATTTTAACAGCAATGGACCAAAAAGAAGCAAATGAAGTCAAGGAACTAATGTCATACCCTAAAGAAACAGCTGGGGGAATTATGACAAAGGAATTTATTAAACTTCAAGCCAATTCAACGGTAGCAGAAGTAATTGAACTTCTTCGCGCCGAAGGTCCTGATGCTGAGACGATCTACTACTTATATGTTGCAGATGAGGAAGATAAGCTAGCTGGCGTCGTCTCCTTACGTGACTTGATCATCGCCCCAACAACAGATACAGTCGCGAATGTAATGAGCAGTCGTGTTGTCTCCGTTAACGTTCATGATGACCAAGAAGACGTAGCCAAGCTGATCAAAAAATATGACTTTTTAGCTGCACCTGTTGTCACCAATGATGGCGTACTCCTTGGGATTGTTACCGTTGATGATATTATTGATGTGTTAGAAGAAGAAACTGACGAAGATTTCGGGGAGATCTCCGCAACTCGAGGTTCGATCGACTCTAACATCTCTGCTGTCCAAGCAGCAAAAAAACGCGCACCATGGATCATTATGCTCATGTTCCTCGGACTGATTACAGCAGAAGTCATCGGACAATTTGAAGAAACGCTTGAAGCGGTCATTTTACTTGCTGTGTTTATGCCATTATTAATGGATTCAGCTGGAAACACAGGAACGCAAGCATTAGCCGTTATTGTTCGTGGACTAGCTCTTGGTTCGGTTGATAAGTCGTCTATAGGAAAGATTCTGAAGCGAGAATTCGGAACCGGTGTCTTGCTCGGGTTGCTATGTGCACTAACCATAATAATTATTATTCCTATTTTTTACGGAAGTGTCGTTTTAGCTGCAATCGTCGCAGTTTCCTTATTCCTGACATTAAGTATTGCTACAATGGTTGGTGCAACCATCCCACTTCTAATCAATAAATTAAACATTGATCCAGCCGTTGCCTCAGGACCATTTATTACAACTATTAATGATATTATAGGGTTATTAATCTACTTCTCAATTGCCACTTCCCTCTTGCAATACCTACCACAATAA
- a CDS encoding fluoride efflux transporter FluC — MTKNMIAIGLGSAIGTFFRYLLNVFTLEVGYPLGTVLENIGGSFLLGFLTAWFVVFVPKEWIKTGLGVGLCGGFTTMSTLAADSVLLYNVHPSESMIYVMTSLFGGILFALLGFVMATRLAKRRKEKRVGGVNS, encoded by the coding sequence ATGACGAAAAATATGATCGCGATTGGGCTTGGGTCGGCGATTGGCACATTCTTTCGCTACTTACTCAATGTTTTTACACTAGAAGTAGGTTATCCTCTTGGAACGGTTCTAGAAAATATCGGAGGGAGCTTTTTGTTAGGGTTTTTAACTGCGTGGTTTGTTGTTTTTGTTCCGAAAGAATGGATCAAAACGGGGCTTGGCGTAGGCCTTTGTGGTGGGTTTACTACGATGTCAACACTTGCTGCTGATTCGGTTTTATTGTATAACGTGCATCCTAGCGAATCGATGATCTATGTCATGACATCGTTATTTGGTGGCATACTGTTTGCGCTGCTAGGCTTTGTAATGGCTACAAGGTTAGCAAAACGACGAAAAGAGAAGAGAGTGGGAGGGGTGAATTCATGA
- a CDS encoding WYL domain-containing protein, which produces MKGLLQRAIENKENVQIIYLSEKGELTQRIITVINVNDRHVTCYCHTRGQRRMFKLVNILSAQFTRKREMY; this is translated from the coding sequence ATGAAAGGACTTCTGCAAAGGGCCATTGAGAATAAAGAAAATGTACAGATCATTTACTTATCAGAAAAAGGGGAGCTGACACAGAGAATTATTACGGTAATCAATGTCAACGATCGACATGTTACATGCTATTGTCATACGCGAGGTCAGCGAAGAATGTTTAAGCTTGTGAACATCCTTTCTGCTCAGTTTACTAGAAAAAGGGAGATGTATTAA
- a CDS encoding FapA family protein, with the protein MTQSIVSKGKDIDEAITLGLNILQTSLKEVNIEIMQHDKKGFLKIGTKDAVVKLTKIEANDLKSVTKENVLDEFELMEQFVSSINIDGITDRQSPSHGLAEEERVRGVKSMTKETLIGMAWVKDGVLSCQSSETHYPLVTVQKGIKLFKNQQLVGLHTLIVSEKDEYKLAVENDEVKTNWKVTLDANCFKATIHVKPGYRIIRKIKDVAPGEHIKIIMEEQRVPHNSMTYEDIMKELETYRVLYGFNHSEIIKATEATEAGDFEIATGTEASLGKDGWFEAKVLMKSETGMKLKEDGSVDYRESTVIPTIKEGQSIGVIHPPVPGLPGRTVRNEPLPAKQTKAITLQLAPGLEKLEQNVISLKNGRPKIETRGLLVRVSVLSKLTHKGDVNLSSGNIHFKGDVEVTGQVEEGMSVKTSGDVFVHKEINHANVTATGSITSNGHVVSSIVSAGKSNIFIAELGSKVAIILAQLQKMLTLIEQLTNAPAFKKTDIAKKGLRPLIIILLEKKFNDLPSLLNEYNRTVKKASEFLDDPRWKDVSRKLSQHFLTLSTESITMDSIKELVSEMCDLHDFSQTEVEPEAYIQIPSVVNSELYSSGDITINGEGSVHSTVYAGGRVAIDGIVRGGHVFGKVGVIIHEVGSDKGTKTTIAVPSDQMIKIHKAMDGTVIKVGHAVYTFSETTRHIRARLDEKHRLVLH; encoded by the coding sequence ATGACACAAAGCATTGTTTCTAAGGGGAAGGACATTGATGAAGCGATCACACTAGGATTGAATATCTTACAGACAAGCTTAAAAGAAGTGAATATCGAAATTATGCAACACGATAAGAAAGGCTTTTTGAAAATTGGCACAAAAGATGCGGTCGTCAAGTTAACGAAAATTGAAGCAAACGACCTAAAGTCAGTGACAAAAGAGAATGTGTTAGATGAGTTTGAATTAATGGAACAGTTTGTTTCGTCTATTAACATAGATGGTATCACTGATCGACAATCGCCCTCCCATGGATTAGCAGAAGAGGAGAGGGTACGTGGTGTGAAATCAATGACAAAAGAAACATTAATTGGTATGGCTTGGGTGAAGGATGGAGTTCTTTCTTGCCAATCATCAGAGACTCATTATCCGCTCGTAACTGTGCAAAAGGGAATCAAATTATTCAAAAACCAACAACTTGTTGGACTTCATACATTGATTGTCTCAGAGAAAGATGAATATAAGCTTGCTGTTGAAAATGATGAAGTAAAAACGAATTGGAAAGTCACGTTAGATGCCAATTGTTTTAAGGCGACGATCCACGTAAAGCCAGGTTACCGAATCATTCGTAAGATAAAGGATGTAGCTCCAGGAGAACATATTAAAATAATCATGGAAGAACAACGAGTTCCACATAACTCGATGACCTATGAAGATATTATGAAGGAATTAGAAACATATCGTGTGTTGTACGGATTTAATCATAGTGAAATCATTAAAGCAACAGAAGCCACCGAGGCAGGTGACTTTGAAATAGCGACTGGAACGGAAGCTAGTCTTGGAAAAGACGGTTGGTTTGAGGCGAAGGTCCTTATGAAGTCTGAGACAGGTATGAAACTAAAAGAGGATGGCAGTGTCGATTACCGTGAATCGACCGTCATACCGACTATTAAGGAAGGTCAATCAATTGGAGTGATCCACCCTCCAGTCCCTGGTCTTCCTGGACGCACAGTAAGGAACGAACCACTTCCTGCTAAACAAACAAAGGCAATTACGTTGCAGCTAGCTCCAGGACTCGAAAAACTAGAACAGAATGTGATCTCCTTAAAAAATGGCCGTCCAAAAATTGAAACAAGAGGGTTATTAGTCCGCGTATCCGTTCTGTCAAAGTTAACGCATAAGGGAGATGTCAATTTAAGTTCTGGTAATATCCATTTTAAAGGAGATGTCGAAGTGACAGGGCAAGTGGAGGAGGGGATGAGTGTCAAGACCTCTGGTGATGTTTTTGTGCATAAAGAGATCAATCACGCGAATGTAACGGCAACCGGGTCGATTACTTCAAATGGGCATGTTGTCTCCTCTATCGTATCTGCTGGAAAGAGTAATATTTTTATAGCAGAGTTAGGGAGTAAAGTCGCTATAATCTTAGCTCAACTACAAAAAATGCTAACATTAATTGAACAATTGACGAATGCGCCTGCCTTTAAGAAAACAGATATTGCTAAAAAAGGGCTCAGACCCTTAATCATTATATTGTTAGAAAAAAAATTCAATGATCTACCTTCGTTGCTAAATGAATATAATCGTACGGTAAAAAAAGCGTCAGAGTTTTTAGATGATCCACGTTGGAAGGATGTTTCACGTAAGCTGAGCCAGCATTTTCTAACCCTTTCAACAGAATCAATTACTATGGACTCAATTAAAGAACTCGTCAGTGAAATGTGTGATCTGCATGACTTTAGCCAGACAGAGGTCGAGCCCGAAGCTTACATACAGATCCCGAGTGTTGTAAATAGCGAGCTGTATTCAAGCGGCGATATAACGATTAATGGAGAGGGAAGTGTTCATTCAACAGTGTATGCAGGAGGACGAGTAGCCATTGATGGAATCGTTCGGGGCGGTCATGTATTTGGTAAGGTAGGGGTCATTATACATGAAGTCGGTTCAGACAAGGGTACAAAAACAACCATTGCTGTCCCAAGTGATCAAATGATAAAAATTCACAAAGCCATGGATGGTACTGTTATTAAAGTAGGACATGCGGTATATACATTCAGCGAAACGACGCGACATATACGAGCGAGACTTGATGAGAAACATAGATTGGTATTGCATTAA
- the crcB gene encoding fluoride efflux transporter CrcB, whose protein sequence is MSGHLFLLMIGGSIGAITRYLVGIYIMKRFPKPPIPVAMLIVNLLGSFGLGSFMGGYFQEVPLGAYEDPLFLSVGIGFFGAFTTFSTFSVESVQLIQRKAWGKLVLYVGLSIGGSILSFLLGFWLFT, encoded by the coding sequence ATGAGTGGTCATTTATTCCTTCTAATGATTGGTGGCTCTATCGGGGCGATAACAAGATACCTAGTAGGAATCTATATAATGAAACGGTTTCCCAAACCACCAATCCCTGTCGCTATGCTAATCGTAAACTTACTCGGATCATTTGGACTTGGTTCTTTTATGGGTGGGTATTTTCAAGAAGTGCCACTTGGGGCGTATGAAGATCCGTTATTTTTATCTGTTGGGATTGGCTTTTTTGGAGCGTTCACAACATTTTCCACCTTTAGTGTAGAGTCGGTACAGTTGATACAGAGAAAAGCGTGGGGGAAGTTAGTCTTGTACGTTGGATTAAGTATTGGAGGGTCCATTCTTTCCTTTCTACTAGGATTTTGGTTATTTACCTAA
- a CDS encoding STAS domain-containing protein: protein MTRYEINREDDRIKIKIVGDLDIESTELFEEELLPIMVAERSVVLNLKEVPFIDSSGIGILINSIQTLNELKIHFLISEVRKEVMDILELLQVPDIVGREIFANG, encoded by the coding sequence GTGACTCGTTATGAAATTAATCGAGAAGATGATAGGATCAAAATTAAGATTGTAGGGGATTTAGATATTGAGAGCACAGAGTTATTTGAAGAAGAGTTGCTTCCTATAATGGTTGCTGAGCGTTCTGTCGTTTTAAACTTAAAAGAGGTGCCTTTTATTGATTCTTCAGGAATTGGAATATTAATCAACAGCATCCAAACATTAAATGAATTAAAGATCCATTTTCTTATTTCAGAGGTAAGAAAAGAGGTCATGGATATTTTAGAATTGTTGCAAGTACCTGACATAGTTGGCCGAGAGATTTTTGCTAACGGATAA
- a CDS encoding response regulator → MIYQNYRSLNLLFQGILLSKGYTNVYVVDDHNHVEEFIQSIQPDLIIFEMDHVFQFEKLSHLMVEEAFFPFRPNLIGVMMEDNYEMRVRLFELGISTLIAKPINIEAMMSVVEFKLAAIQNCIS, encoded by the coding sequence TTGATATATCAAAATTATAGGTCGTTAAATCTTTTATTTCAAGGAATTTTACTAAGTAAAGGATATACTAATGTCTATGTGGTTGACGATCATAATCATGTTGAGGAGTTTATTCAATCTATTCAGCCTGATCTTATTATTTTTGAAATGGATCATGTGTTTCAATTCGAGAAATTAAGTCACTTGATGGTTGAAGAAGCGTTCTTTCCCTTTAGACCGAATTTAATCGGTGTGATGATGGAAGATAACTATGAGATGCGAGTGCGATTGTTCGAACTAGGGATTTCTACTTTGATCGCCAAGCCTATTAATATAGAAGCAATGATGAGTGTAGTAGAGTTTAAGTTAGCGGCCATTCAGAATTGCATTAGTTAA